The Anaplasmataceae bacterium AB001_6 genome has a segment encoding these proteins:
- a CDS encoding AAA family ATPase, with protein MLSIKKICLHNFRNYQEKIFEFSGEEGTILIGKNGCGKTNLLESISLLTIGRSLKNSYCKEIVMYSKNFFSVNFEILDNNDISNNIRIAYDAINNKKSIKINNSNIKGIHDISSIMKIYWYTPNMLFAFLSDKNFRRKFIDRIAYNHNSNHLHNMIKYEELRKQRIKILLNNYDDTWLSSIEKMMAQYAIKIAQDRKSVIDYLNSQFSNILFQNDFIIRVSMVGKFESQYDNSKPDDENIVSYIMNLCEFRDKDKKTGKTHFGINVSDFSISADNQSIHFLSTGQQKTALLMTIISSIKDINQSILLIDDLCSCFDENNLYSFLSNLREQKIYTISSSSALEKRNEMQKFFNLIQI; from the coding sequence ATGTTATCTATAAAAAAAATATGCTTACATAATTTTCGCAATTATCAAGAAAAAATATTTGAATTTTCAGGAGAAGAAGGGACAATTTTAATTGGAAAAAATGGATGTGGTAAAACAAATTTGCTTGAATCTATATCTTTGTTAACTATTGGAAGAAGTTTAAAAAACTCCTATTGTAAGGAAATTGTAATGTATAGTAAAAATTTTTTTTCTGTGAATTTTGAAATTTTGGATAATAATGATATTTCTAATAATATAAGAATTGCTTATGACGCCATAAATAATAAAAAAAGTATAAAAATTAATAATTCAAATATTAAGGGTATACATGATATTTCTTCTATAATGAAGATCTATTGGTATACGCCAAATATGTTATTTGCATTTTTATCAGACAAAAATTTTCGCAGAAAATTTATAGATAGAATTGCTTATAATCATAATAGTAATCATTTACACAATATGATTAAATATGAAGAATTAAGGAAACAGAGAATCAAAATTTTGTTAAATAACTATGATGACACATGGTTATCAAGTATAGAAAAAATGATGGCGCAATATGCAATAAAAATAGCTCAAGATAGAAAATCTGTCATTGATTATCTAAATTCTCAATTTTCTAATATTTTGTTTCAAAATGATTTTATAATTAGAGTATCTATGGTTGGAAAATTTGAGTCACAATATGATAATAGCAAACCTGATGATGAAAACATTGTTTCTTATATCATGAATTTATGTGAATTTCGTGACAAAGACAAAAAAACAGGTAAAACGCATTTTGGAATCAATGTTAGCGATTTCAGCATATCTGCGGATAATCAAAGTATCCACTTTTTATCTACAGGCCAGCAGAAAACAGCGCTATTGATGACAATCATATCTTCAATCAAGGACATAAATCAGTCGATATTACTAATCGATGATTTATGCTCATGCTTTGATGAAAATAATTTATATTCTTTTTTATCAAATCTAAGAGAGCAAAAAATATACACTATATCATCAAGCAGTGCGCTTGAAAAAAGAAACGAAATGCAAAAATTCTTCAATTTAATACAAATTTAA